One region of Carya illinoinensis cultivar Pawnee chromosome 8, C.illinoinensisPawnee_v1, whole genome shotgun sequence genomic DNA includes:
- the LOC122318049 gene encoding nucleobase-ascorbate transporter 11-like isoform X2, whose product MEPGSSSDSLGKAERVKGGVTTRLGSVLPNPKIEPFVPRFDHNPNELRSWAKRTGFVSDYSGGTETSANEKNDSALFDLENGLDSGNGETSPKIEIDPVLGRTRPNRGIEIEPVGKNERDGTGKNENQRRRTRDETKFHERKVGLNASGSRNGNAHGIANGNGHRNEVPEVAPVAEPKKEDGVFEIDEKIDVAYGEELSQGGWQRLSGMNYGIRENPGFAPSVYYGLQHYLSLAGSLIFIPLIIVPAMGGTDKDTATVISTMLLVSGITTILHSYFGTRLPLVQGSSFVYLAPALVVMNAREYRNLTEHKFRHIMRELQGAIIVGSIFQSILGFSGLMSLLLRLINPIVVAPTVAAVGLAFFSYGFAQAGSCVEISIPQILLLLVFALYLRGISIFGNRVFRIYAVPLSIMLIWTYAFFLTAGGAYNYKGCSPDIPSSNILIDVCRKHAYTMKHCRTDVSNAWRAAAWVGTYHSASLRVNSKPPTPGIVSRGIAMEGFCSILAGLWGSGTGSSTLTENVHTINITKVASRRAVEVGAVFLILFSFVGKVGALLASIPQALAASVLCFMWALIVALGLSTLQYSQTASFRNITIVGVSLFLGLSIPAYFQQYQPESRLILPSYFVAYAAASNGPIHTGSKQLDFALNALMSMNMVVTLLVAFVLDNTVPGSRQERGVYIWSRAEEIATDPSFLSDYALPRKVAKCFCWAKCLGV is encoded by the exons ATGGAACCTGGGTCGAGCTCAGACTCCCTTGGTAAGGCCGAGAGAGTGAAGGGTGGTGTTACCACTAGACTTGGCTCTGTGCTTCCAAATCCAAAGATCGAGCCGTTTGTGCCAAGATTCGATCACAACCCCAATGAACTGAGATCTTGGGCCAAGAGGACTGGCTTTGTCTCTGATTATTCTGGGGGCACTGAGACTAGTGCCAATGAAAAGAATGATAGTGCTTTGTTTGATTTGGAGAACGGCCTTGACTCTGGAAACGGCGAGACGTCGCCGAAAATAGAGATCGATCCGGTTCTGGGCCGGACCAGGCCCAACCGAGGGATTGAAATCGAACCTGTGGGGAAGAATGAGAGGGATGGAACTGGGAAGAATGAGAATCAGAGGAGGAGGACCAGGGACGAGACAAAATTCCATGAGAGGAAAGTTGGTCTGAATGCAAGTGGGAGTCGGAATGGGAATGCGCATGGAATTGCCAATGGGAATGGGCACAGAAACGAAGTCCCGGAAGTTGCTCCAGTCGCTGAGCCAAAGAAAGAGGATGGTGTATTTGAAATAGATGAGAAAATCGATGTTGCTTATGGTGAAGAACTCTCTCAAGGAGGGTGGCAAAGGCTGTCGGGAATGAATTATGGGATCAGAGAGAATCCTGGTTTTG CACCGTCGGTATATTATGGTCTGCAGCACTATTTATCTTTGGCTGGTTCACTAATATTCATCCCCTTGATAATTGTACCGGCCATGGGCGGAACGGAT AAGGATACTGCTACTGTGATTTCAACGATGCTGCTGGTTTCTGGTATTACTACAATACTGCACTCCTACTTTGGAACCCGACTTCCTTTAGTTCAAGGGAGCTCATTTGTATATCTGGCCCCAGCGTTAGTAGTCATGAATGCTCGGGAGTATCGAAATCTTACAGAACAT AAATTCAGGCACATAATGAGGGAACTGCAAGGGGCAATAATTGTTGGTTCAATATTTCAGAGCATTTTGGGGTTCAGTGGTTTGATGTCCCTTCTTTTAAG GTTGATTAACCCAATTGTGGTGGCACCAACTGTTGCTGCCGTAGGTCTAGCCTTTTTTAGCTATGGGTTTGCACAAGCTGGTAGTTGTGTGGAAATCAGCATTCCACAGATACTCTTGCTTCTTGTATTTGCCCTG TACCTTCGTGGAATATCCATATTTGGGAACCGTGTATTTCGGATTTATGCG GTTCCACTGAGCATCATGCTTATATGGACCTATGCATTCTTCTTGACAGCTGGTGGAGCTTACAATTACAAAGGCTGCAGCCCAGATATACCCAGTTCCAACATCTTAATCGATGTGTGTAGAAAGCATGCATACACCATGAAGCATTGCAGAACTGATGTTTCAAATGCATGGAGAGCTGCTGCATGG GTTGGAACATATCACTCTGCTTCTCTGCGAGTTAATTCAAAGCCTCCAACTCCAGGAATCGTAAGTAGAGGAATTGCAATGGAGGGCTTCTGTAGCATATTGGCTGGACTTTGGGGCTCTGGAACCGGGTCATCAACCTTGACCGAAAATGTTCATACAATAAACATAACAAAGGTGGCAAGTAGAAGGGCGGTGGAAGTTGGGGCAGTTTTCTTGATCCTCTTCTCATTTGTAG GAAAAGTGGGTGCACTTCTTGCCTCTATACCGCAGGCATTGGCTGCTTCCGTACTGTGCTTCATGTGGGCCCTTATTGTGGCCTTGGGTCTATCAACTTTGCAATATAGTCAGACAGCAAGTTTTAGAAACATTACTATAGTTGGTGTGTCATTGTTCCTTGGTTTATCTATCCCTGCCTATTTTCAACAGTATCAACCTGAATCCAGATTGATACTGCCAAGTTATTTTGTTGCTTATGCTGCAGCTTCAAATGGGCCAATCCACACTGGCAGTAAACAA CTTGATTTTGCATTAAACGCACTTATGTCTATGAACATGGTGGTGACACTGCTGGTGGCATTCGTATTGGACAACACTGTCCCCGGCAGCCGACAAGAAAGGGGGGTATATATATGGTCACGGGCAGAAGAAATTGCAACTGACCCCTCATTTCTCTCAGATTATGCCCTTCCAAGAAAAGTTGCCAAGTGTTTTTGCTGGGCAAAGTGTTTGGGGGTGTGA
- the LOC122318049 gene encoding nucleobase-ascorbate transporter 11-like isoform X1, with translation MEPGSSSDSLGKAERVKGGVTTRLGSVLPNPKIEPFVPRFDHNPNELRSWAKRTGFVSDYSGGTETSANEKNDSALFDLENGLDSGNGETSPKIEIDPVLGRTRPNRGIEIEPVGKNERDGTGKNENQRRRTRDETKFHERKVGLNASGSRNGNAHGIANGNGHRNEVPEVAPVAEPKKEDGVFEIDEKIDVAYGEELSQGGWQRLSGMNYGIRENPGFAPSVYYGLQHYLSLAGSLIFIPLIIVPAMGGTDKDTATVISTMLLVSGITTILHSYFGTRLPLVQGSSFVYLAPALVVMNAREYRNLTEHKFRHIMRELQGAIIVGSIFQSILGFSGLMSLLLRLINPIVVAPTVAAVGLAFFSYGFAQAGSCVEISIPQILLLLVFALYLRGISIFGNRVFRIYAVPLSIMLIWTYAFFLTAGGAYNYKGCSPDIPSSNILIDVCRKHAYTMKHCRTDVSNAWRAAAWVRIPYPFQWGIPIFHLRTSMIMIIVSLVTSVDSVGTYHSASLRVNSKPPTPGIVSRGIAMEGFCSILAGLWGSGTGSSTLTENVHTINITKVASRRAVEVGAVFLILFSFVGKVGALLASIPQALAASVLCFMWALIVALGLSTLQYSQTASFRNITIVGVSLFLGLSIPAYFQQYQPESRLILPSYFVAYAAASNGPIHTGSKQLDFALNALMSMNMVVTLLVAFVLDNTVPGSRQERGVYIWSRAEEIATDPSFLSDYALPRKVAKCFCWAKCLGV, from the exons ATGGAACCTGGGTCGAGCTCAGACTCCCTTGGTAAGGCCGAGAGAGTGAAGGGTGGTGTTACCACTAGACTTGGCTCTGTGCTTCCAAATCCAAAGATCGAGCCGTTTGTGCCAAGATTCGATCACAACCCCAATGAACTGAGATCTTGGGCCAAGAGGACTGGCTTTGTCTCTGATTATTCTGGGGGCACTGAGACTAGTGCCAATGAAAAGAATGATAGTGCTTTGTTTGATTTGGAGAACGGCCTTGACTCTGGAAACGGCGAGACGTCGCCGAAAATAGAGATCGATCCGGTTCTGGGCCGGACCAGGCCCAACCGAGGGATTGAAATCGAACCTGTGGGGAAGAATGAGAGGGATGGAACTGGGAAGAATGAGAATCAGAGGAGGAGGACCAGGGACGAGACAAAATTCCATGAGAGGAAAGTTGGTCTGAATGCAAGTGGGAGTCGGAATGGGAATGCGCATGGAATTGCCAATGGGAATGGGCACAGAAACGAAGTCCCGGAAGTTGCTCCAGTCGCTGAGCCAAAGAAAGAGGATGGTGTATTTGAAATAGATGAGAAAATCGATGTTGCTTATGGTGAAGAACTCTCTCAAGGAGGGTGGCAAAGGCTGTCGGGAATGAATTATGGGATCAGAGAGAATCCTGGTTTTG CACCGTCGGTATATTATGGTCTGCAGCACTATTTATCTTTGGCTGGTTCACTAATATTCATCCCCTTGATAATTGTACCGGCCATGGGCGGAACGGAT AAGGATACTGCTACTGTGATTTCAACGATGCTGCTGGTTTCTGGTATTACTACAATACTGCACTCCTACTTTGGAACCCGACTTCCTTTAGTTCAAGGGAGCTCATTTGTATATCTGGCCCCAGCGTTAGTAGTCATGAATGCTCGGGAGTATCGAAATCTTACAGAACAT AAATTCAGGCACATAATGAGGGAACTGCAAGGGGCAATAATTGTTGGTTCAATATTTCAGAGCATTTTGGGGTTCAGTGGTTTGATGTCCCTTCTTTTAAG GTTGATTAACCCAATTGTGGTGGCACCAACTGTTGCTGCCGTAGGTCTAGCCTTTTTTAGCTATGGGTTTGCACAAGCTGGTAGTTGTGTGGAAATCAGCATTCCACAGATACTCTTGCTTCTTGTATTTGCCCTG TACCTTCGTGGAATATCCATATTTGGGAACCGTGTATTTCGGATTTATGCG GTTCCACTGAGCATCATGCTTATATGGACCTATGCATTCTTCTTGACAGCTGGTGGAGCTTACAATTACAAAGGCTGCAGCCCAGATATACCCAGTTCCAACATCTTAATCGATGTGTGTAGAAAGCATGCATACACCATGAAGCATTGCAGAACTGATGTTTCAAATGCATGGAGAGCTGCTGCATGGGTCAGAATTCCCTACCCTTTTCAGTGGGGTATCCCCATTTTCCATTTAAGGACTTCCATGATCATGATTATTGTTTCGTTGGTCACATCAGTGGATTCG GTTGGAACATATCACTCTGCTTCTCTGCGAGTTAATTCAAAGCCTCCAACTCCAGGAATCGTAAGTAGAGGAATTGCAATGGAGGGCTTCTGTAGCATATTGGCTGGACTTTGGGGCTCTGGAACCGGGTCATCAACCTTGACCGAAAATGTTCATACAATAAACATAACAAAGGTGGCAAGTAGAAGGGCGGTGGAAGTTGGGGCAGTTTTCTTGATCCTCTTCTCATTTGTAG GAAAAGTGGGTGCACTTCTTGCCTCTATACCGCAGGCATTGGCTGCTTCCGTACTGTGCTTCATGTGGGCCCTTATTGTGGCCTTGGGTCTATCAACTTTGCAATATAGTCAGACAGCAAGTTTTAGAAACATTACTATAGTTGGTGTGTCATTGTTCCTTGGTTTATCTATCCCTGCCTATTTTCAACAGTATCAACCTGAATCCAGATTGATACTGCCAAGTTATTTTGTTGCTTATGCTGCAGCTTCAAATGGGCCAATCCACACTGGCAGTAAACAA CTTGATTTTGCATTAAACGCACTTATGTCTATGAACATGGTGGTGACACTGCTGGTGGCATTCGTATTGGACAACACTGTCCCCGGCAGCCGACAAGAAAGGGGGGTATATATATGGTCACGGGCAGAAGAAATTGCAACTGACCCCTCATTTCTCTCAGATTATGCCCTTCCAAGAAAAGTTGCCAAGTGTTTTTGCTGGGCAAAGTGTTTGGGGGTGTGA
- the LOC122318048 gene encoding putative U-box domain-containing protein 50 has protein sequence MAAEAEKVYVAVGNDIEDGFRTLEWTLRKWNSHPISVVVLHVTDNAYPDFVYTPFGKLPASVVSEEKLEVLKKYEREKIDKLLSNYITFCGKVKCETLKVEKNDEPIQRLILDLISRLQITKLVMGFTFIKSSSWKSKGMISGSFFIHQHKPDFCEFYIICGGKQVFLRGQTDQEEIMEDDQGVTVARMRDKSSLKSWVGRLMSSDQTNSPERNSRHSPTSSSNLEPPSSQNQWEIHVQEIESYFQQLLSSDLDADDPAQENERLQASQAEYENTDSTMSPEDKIESLRSKISQAQQEVELKRKEAKDNIERHAKAERVISLCIPRVEELEAWIKEEVKNRSELEKRLDAEKEHMNEVIIDIEESKKRLSSMIQLQTELSNKLQISTLAKSHAEAQLENAVVTRAEMVREIEELRRQRDVFNRRIEFCREKDAIGMVSKLNGVSCGYREYTSVEIRLATDNFSESKRLKSGGDWTNVYRGRMKHGTVAIKLLSSSCELSDAAFQAKVDLLGHLRHPHLVAMVGLCSELKCLVFEYMHNGNLRDILSPSIRSSRRRNNQILQWHDRIRIATQVCSGLGFLHTAQPSPMIHGHLTPSNILLDYHHVAKISGYGLSQAHNECEKWLDIRAFGAVMLHLLTGRNWAELVEDAPTMERAALAQFLDEMVVDWPLGVAEEFASLATRCLSVNREPETDDLSITRVMEELNKIKNKANDVMERGEYEAVMNGGVDEADSCDAPKVFLCPIFQDIMKNPHVAADGFSYEQEAIEEWLATGHNTSPMTNLRLKHTQLTPNHTLRSLIQDWHSKRSTTPSRPH, from the exons ATGGCTGCTGAAGCGGAGAAAGTCTATGTTGCAGTCGGAAATGATATCGAAGATGGATTTAGGACCTTGGAGTGGACGCTTagaaaatggaattctcatcCAATCTCCGTCGTCGTTCTCCATGTAACTGACAACGCCTACCCAGATTTTGTTTACACACCAT TTGGGAAACTACCTGCAAGTGTTGTATCTGAGGAGAAACTAGAAGTTCTTAAGAAATATGAACGAGAAAAGATTGACAAGTTGCTTTCCAATTATATAACTTTCTGCGGCAAG GTAAAGTGTGAGACATTGAAAGTCGAGAAAAATGATGAACCCATACAGAGGCTCATCCTAGATTTGATTTCACGCCTCCAGATAACCAAATTAGTCATGGGGTTCACATTCATTAAGTCCTCGTCGTG GAAATCAAAGGGCATGATTAGTGGGTCGTTTTTCATTCATCAGCACAAGCCGGATTTTTGTGAGTTTTACATAATTTGTGGAGGAAAGCAGGTGTTTCTTAGAGGACAAACAGATCAGGAAGAAATCATGGAGGACGATCAAGGAGTTACGGTTGCAAGAATGAGAGATAAGTCTTCTCTCAAAAGTTGGGTAGGGAGATTAATGTCCTCCGATCAAACAAATTCCCCAGAAAGAAATTCTCGTCACTCAcccacttcatcatcaaatttggAACCCCCCAGTTCACAAAATCAGTGGGAGATTCATGTCCAAGAAATTGAGAGTTATTTCCAGCAGTTGTTGTCTTCAGATTTGGATGCAGATGATCCTGCCCAGGAGAATGAGAGATTACAGGCTAGCCAAGCAGAATATGAGAACACAGATTCCACCATG AGTCCGGAAGACAAAATCGAATCTCTAAGGAGTAAAATTAGTCAAGCCCAGCAGGAAGTTGAGTTGAAGAGAAAAGAAGCCAAGGACAACATTGAAAGGCATGCAAAAGCCGAACGGGTCATTTCTTTATGCATTCCACGG GTTGAAGAACTTGAAGCTTGGATAAAAGAGGAGGTTAAGAATCGATCAGAGTTGGAGAAAAGATTAGACGCAGAAAAGGAACACATGAACGAAGTAATAATCGACATTGAAGAAAGCAAGAAGAGGCTAAGTTCCATGATACAGCTCCAAACCGAGCTCTCGAACAAGCTGCAGATTTCTACATTGGCAAAGTCACACGCCGAGGCCCAGCTGGAAAACGCAGTGGTGACAAGGGCAGAGATGGTGAGGGAAATCGAGGAATTGCGGAGGCAAAGAGATGTGTTCAATAGGAGGATCGAGTTTTGCAGAGAAAAAGATGCCATCGGAATGGTTTCAAAGCTCAATGGAGTGAGCTGTGGTTATAGAGAGTACACGTCCGTGGAGATCAGATTAGCAACGGATAACTTTTCGGAGAGTAAAAGATTGAAATCTGGAGGGGACTGGACGAATGTGTATAGAGGGCGCATGAAGCATGGCACAGTTGCAATCAAGCTGCTGAGTTCGAGCTGTGAGCTATCCGATGCAGCTTTCCAAGCTAAG GTGGATCTACTAGGCCATCTTAGACACCCGCATTTGGTGGCAATGGTTGGCCTGTGCTCAGAGTTAAAATGCCTTGTGTTTGAATACATGCACAATGGCAACTTAAGGGACATCTTATCTCCCTCCATAAGAAGCTCCAGGAGAAGAAATAATCAGATCCTTCAATGGCATGACCGGATCCGCATTGCAACCCAGGTTTGCTCGGGCCTGGGCTTCCTCCATACGGCACAGCCTAGTCCCATGATTCATGGACACCTCACCCCCTCTAACATACTCCTTGATTACCATCATGTGGCAAAGATTAGTGGTTATGGGCTCTCACAAGCCCATAATGAATGCGAGAAGTGGTTGGACATTCGGGCTTTCGGAGCTGTAATGCTACATCTTCTCACCGGGAGAAATTGGGCTGAATTAGTTGAGGATGCACCGACAATGGAAAGGGCAGCCTTGGCTCAGTTTCTGGATGAGATGGTCGTAGATTGGCCGTTGGGTGTGGCGGAGGAGTTTGCAAGCTTAGCAACGAGGTGCTTGTCCGTTAACCGTGAGCCCGAGACAGACGACCTAAGCATCACAAGGGTAATGGAAGAGCTAAATAAGATTAAGAACAAGGCAAATGATGTAATGGAAAGAGGAGAATATGAGGCAGTGATGAATGGAGGTGTTGATGAAGCAGATTCATGCGATGCTCCCAAAGTTTTCCTCTGCCCCATTTTTCAG GATATAATGAAGAACCCACACGTGGCAGCAGATGGATTTTCGTATGAGCAAGAAGCCATAGAAGAATGGCTGGCAACCGGGCACAATACTTCACCAATGACAAACTTGCGCCTCAAGCACACACAGCTCACCCCTAATCACACTCTCCGTTCACTCATTCAGGATTGGCACAGTAAAAGATCAACAACTCCCTCCCGACCACACTAA
- the LOC122274586 gene encoding uncharacterized protein LOC122274586: MSSINRVETIVDLARWAWDKGGISDLENFFLIAWDLWYRRNKKMFEEKDLLPEQVIVHALSLQKGFHDMRCLPNKPSNLFCSWSPPQEGVLKLNVDGAIFDAQHCAGVGVVLRDEGKVILVASRKDQEVNDPIEIELIAIFSGLQLCMHMGITHLVVETY; this comes from the coding sequence ATGTCTTCTATCAATCGAGTAGAAACTATTGTTGATCTAGCTAGATGGGCTTGGGATAAAGGTGGGATTTCAGACttggaaaatttttttcttattgctTGGGATCTgtggtatagaagaaataagaaaatgttTGAAGAGAAGGATTTACTGCCAGAGCAAGTAATTGTGCATGCTCTATCTCTGCAGAAGGGGTTTCATGATATGCGGTGTCTTCCCAATAAGCCCAGTAATTTATTCTGTTCTTGGTCTCCTCCACAAGAAGGTGTTCTAAAGCTAAATGTGGATGGTGCCATATTTGATGCTCAGCATTGTGCAGGGGTGGGGGTGGTTCTGCGAGATGAGGGGAAGGTTATATTAGTAGCAAGTAGAAAGGACCAGGAGGTGAATGATCCTATAGAGATAGAACTAATTGCCATCTTCAGCGGCTTACAACTGTGTATGCATATGGGGATCACACACTTGGTGGTGGAAACATATTAG